A window of the Salvelinus sp. IW2-2015 linkage group LG3, ASM291031v2, whole genome shotgun sequence genome harbors these coding sequences:
- the LOC111949557 gene encoding LOW QUALITY PROTEIN: transcription termination factor 1 (The sequence of the model RefSeq protein was modified relative to this genomic sequence to represent the inferred CDS: inserted 2 bases in 1 codon) translates to MKTKELSKQIEKTGNTVATMLGTSTSTEQGASENLIVLEICRISPLKFEDTPVLISSVAPDTVEESIKAKKKKTKALSEQGPKEPAIEHNQKDGHQLTVEKRGKEPKHKERTVTELEVVEKERKKLKKGNEEKQQHVIKDEMEVPDPEEQTGENTKKKSKNLQTQQGRADLVIADENNMNSRKKKRKHNDIEPEWVIDSVLSKAAVDVSAVTAPDEARKSKKKHKNRQTELEEGAESCWTVSRTADDPETIELHPEMVKRGKNVVTETEENVKKRKRNNKKHRECELNDCPDKADCPGLKEQTERKLKPKRPKTYGESAAVEGSGRKKNHSRESDKGMDSVHSAEGVLDLTVPNDNRTHDAGTNGETEGAHSVMVETGTQHNKPSLKEETQCVDEWQALNDLKEFIPNVESKSVDEIHKMIKYDLDRFKEFRRQGLSLRSGRFNTQENDRLMSNVYDFLALTGIQSGSKLFHPQRFKGEEANIKKLKCQHRFHERIGEGIPRPWHHVYIRGRKIFDGSNYKGRFTEEELHTLKKLQTLHGNKWAKISTLTGRSESALEKRFAQMSANKGAWTKEELKRLMEAVRKHLVGQAEPGSGPATIRKDKLYNNIPWTDVCQTVETRHSSQCRIKWLGVLKHILAYGQPVFSGGTKSLQGKVDLIKALNAMQVEDVAGIDWEEIAQTIGDVTPRYLQTQYYRLKVDNVPLWQSMSFCEIIDFLNSRVLPNFEERLKVLIKSGYVVSRNDPQELFLLSEIFXDNEDGDYYSEVQNS, encoded by the exons atgaagaccaaggagctctccaaacag ATCGAGAAAACAGGTAATACTGTAGCCACCATGCTGGGGACTTCAACGTCCACTGAACAGGGGGCTAGTGAGAATCTCATAGTGCTTGAGATATGTCGAATATCCCCTCTTAAATTTGAAGACACTCCTGTATTAATCTCATCAGTGGCCCCTGATACAGTCGAGGAATCCATAAAAGCCAAAAAGAAAAAGACTAAAGCACTATCTGAACAGGGACCAAAAGAACCGGCAATTGAGCATAATCAAAAGGATGGTCACCAGTTGACAGTCGAGAAAAGAGGTAAAGAACCTAAACATAAAGAGCGAACAGTGACCGAGCTGGAagtggtggagaaagagaggaagaaacttAAAAAAGGAAACGAAGAGAAGCAGCAACATGTTATTAAAGATGAAATGGAGGTACCAGATCCTGAGGAACAAACTGGAGAGAATACAAAGAAAAAGTCAAAGAATCTTCAAACACAACAGGGGCGAGCGGATTTAGTGATTGCTGATGAGAATAATATGAATAGCcggaagaaaaagagaaaacatAATGACATTGAGCCAGAATGGGTGATAGACAGTGTCCTCTCAAAGGCTGCAGTAGATGTTTCAGCTGTAACTGCGCCAGATGAGGCCAGAAAGAGTAAGAAGAAGCACaagaacagacaaacagaacttGAGGAGGGAGCGGAGAGCTGTTGGACAGTTTCAAGAACAGCAGATGATCCAGAAACCATAGAACTGCACCCTGAAATGGTCAAGAGAGGTAAAAATGTGGTAACTGAGACAGAGGAGAATGTAAAAAAAAGGAAACGAAATAACAAAAAACACAGAGAGTGTGAACTGAACGATTGTCCAGATAAAGCAGACTGTCCAGGTTTAAAAGAACAAACTGAAAGAAAATTGAAGCCAAAGAGGCCAAAAACGTATGGAGAGTCTGCAGCTGTGGAGGGCAGCGGGAGAAAGAAAAACCACAGCAGAGAGTCAGACAAGGGAATGGACAGTGTCCACTCTGCAGAAGGTGTTTTGGATTTAACTGTTCCAAATGACAACAGGACTCATGATGCTGGAACAAACGGTGAGACAGAGGGCGCCCATTCAGTCATGGTTGAGACAGGGACCCAACACAACAAACCCAGCCTAAAGGAAGAAACTCAATG TGTGGACGAGTGGCAGGCTCTGAATGATCTCAAAGAGTTCATTCCCAATGTTGAGTCAAAGTCGGTCGACGAGATCCATAAGATGATAAAGTATGATCTTGATCGATTCAAGGAATTCCGAAGACAAG GCCTTTCCCTGCGAAGTGGAAGATTCAATACGCAGGAGAACGACCGACTCATGAGTAACGTCTACGACTTCCTGGCTCTCACTGGGATTCAGAGTGGCTCTAAGCTCTTCCATCCACAGCGCTTCAAAGGGGAAGAAGCAAATATCAAGAAGTTGAAGTGTCAGCACAGATTCCATGAAAGAATAG GTGAAGGAATACCCAGGCCTTGGCATCACGTCTATATACGTGGGAGGAAAATATTTGATGGCAGCAACTACAAGGGCAG GTTCACCGAAGAAGAACTTCACACTTTGAAAAAACTGCAGACGTTGCACGGCAACAAGTGGGCGAAGATCTCGACGTTGACTGGCCGAAGCGAATCGGCCCTAGAGAAACGTTTTGCTCAAATGT CCGCAAACAAAGGTGCGTGGACCAAGGAAGAACTGAAAAGACTAATGGAAGCTGTGCGGAAGCACCTGGTGGGACAGGCAGAGCCTGGCAGTGGACCGGCCACCATCAGGAAAGACAAACTGTACAACAACATCCCCTGGACAGATGTGTGCCAGACGGTTGAAACGCGCCACTCGTCCCAGTGTCGAATAAAATG GTTGGGTGTTTTGAAGCACATACTGGCATATGGACAACCAGTATTCAGTGGAGGCACGAAATCATTACAGGGCAAAGTGGATTTGATCAAAGC CTTGAATGCAATGCAGGTGGAAGATGTTGCAGGTATCGACTGGGAAGAAATTGCTCAGACAATTGG gGATGTTACGCCGCGCTATCTACAGACACAGTACTACAGGCTAAAGGTAGACAACGTTCCGTTGTGGCAGAGCATGTCCTTCTGTG AGATCATTGACTTCCTCAACAGTAGAGTTCTCCCCAATTTTGAAGAGCGCCTCAAAGTTCTGATAAAATCAGGATATGTGGTGTCCAGAAATGATCCTCAAGAGCTCTTCCTACTCTCTGAGATCTT TGATAATGAGGACGGCGACTACTACAGCGAGGTTCAGAACAGCTGA
- the LOC111949571 gene encoding gelsolin, with protein MTHHPEFKRAGKKPGLQVWRVESLDLVAVPESLHGGFYSGDAYLVLNTIKQRSGHLQYDLHFWQGDDCTQDESGAAAIFTIQMDDYLGGKPIQYREVQGYESRTFSGYFKTGLKYMKGGVASGFKHVVSNEVKLQRVLQVRGRRVVRATEVAVSWDSFNQGDIFILDLGNEVYQWCGSKANNFEKLKATQVSKDIRDNERCGRAELYICDEGAECEKMLEILGPKPELPEANADDTNTDASNRKLAKLYKVSNASGDMGMDMVASENPFSQNALESSDCFILDNGPNGMIFVWKGKDANKEERSAVMSAAEQFITKMGYPKHTQVQILPENGETPLFKQFFKIWRDADHTVGLGTAYVSNKIAKIKKVPFDASTLHHSNAMAAQHGMVDEGNGEKQIWRIEGADKVPVEPSTYGRFYGGDSYIILYNYQHGGRNGQVIYIWQGVDSSQDEIGASAILAAQLDDELGGGAVQVRVIQGKEPAHLMSLFGGQPMVVHQGGTSREGGQAQAADTQLFQVRSNPAGCTRAIEVDVAASNLNSNDVFVLVTLASSFMWVGKGTSDSEKHGAQKLCDLLGVSASELAEGEESDDFWDALGGKADYRTSARLKNKMDVHPPRLFACSNKTGQFVIEEVPGEMTQEDLAPDDVMLLDTWEQIFVWIGGEAQEEEKTEGIASAIRYIETDPTKRDGSTPIVKLKQGHEPPTFTGWFLGWDHEYWSSNPMERAMVGLRV; from the exons ATGACGCACCACCCTGAGTTTAAGAGGGCCGGGAAGAAGCCTGGCCTCCAGGTGTGGAGAGTTGAGAGTCTGGACCTGGTGGCCGTGCCAGAGAGTCTGCATGGCGGGTTCTACTCAGGGGACGCATACCTTGTTCTTAATACCATCAAGCAACGTTCTGGGCATCTACAGTATGACCTTCACTTCTGGCAAG GAGATGACTGTACACAAGATGAGAGTGGAGCAGCAGCCATTTTTACCATCCAAATGGATGACTACCTGGGTGGCAAACCTATTCAGTACCGTGAGGTGCAGGGTTACGAGTCAAGAACATTTTCAGGCTACTTCAAAACTGGACTGAAGTACATG AAAGGGGGTGTGGCTTCAGGGTTCAAGCACGTGGTGTCCAATGAGGTTAAGCTGCAGCGTGTGCTCCAGGTCAGGGGTCGGCGTGTGGTTCGGGCCACAGAGGTAGCAGTTAGTTGGGACAGCTTCAACCAGGGAGACATTTTTATCCTCGACCTGGGCAAC GAGGTTTATCAATGGTGTGGTTCCAAGGCCAATAACTTTGAGAAGCTGAAGGCCACTCAGGTGTCAAAGGATATCCGTGACAATGAACGATGTGGGCGGGCTGAGTTGTACATATGTGACGAGGGGGCAGAATgtgagaagatgctggag ATTCTTGGACCCAAACCCGAGTTGCCTGAGGCAAATGCAGATGACACAAATACAGACGCGTCCAACAGGAAGCTGGCAAAATTATACAAG GTGTCTAATGCCAGTGGGGATATGGGCATGGATATGGTAGCATCGGAGAACCCGTTTTCACAGAATGCCCTGGAGTCAAGTGACTGCTTTATCTTGGACAATGGCCCCAATGGCATGATCTTTGTCTGGAAAG GTAAGGACGCTAACAAAGAGGAGAGAAGTGCGGTGATGAGTGCTGCCGAACAGTTTATCACAAAGATGGGCTACCCGAAACACACCCAGGTCCAGATCCTACCTGAGAATGGGGAGACCCCTCTGTTCAAGCAGTTCTTCAAAATCTGGCGTGACGCGGACCATACAGTGGGGTTGGGAACCGCCTACGTGTCCAACAAAATCGCCAAGATCAAGAAGGTTCCCTTCGATGCCTCCACTCTCCATCACTCGAACGCCATGGCGGCTCAGCATGGGATGGTGGACGAGGGGAATGGAGAGAAGCAG ATCTGGCGTATTGAGGGAGCTGACAAGGTGCCTGTGGAGCCCTCCACTTATGGACGATTCTATGGGGGAGACAGCTACATCATCCTCTACAACTACCAGCATGGAGGGCGTAACGGACAGGTCATCTACATATG GCAAGGAGTGGATTCTAGCCAGGATGAAATTGGCGCCTCGGCCATCTTGGCTGCTCAGCTGGATGACGAGTTGGGAGGAGGGGCAGTACAG GTGCGGGTGATCCAGGGTAAGGAGCCCGCCCACCTCATGAGTCTTTTCGGGGGGCAGCCGATGGTAGTGCACCAGGGTGGTACCTCCAGAGAGGGTGGCCAGGCCCAGGCTGCAGACACACAGCTGTTCCAGGTGAGGTCCAACCCTGCTGGCTGCACACGTGCCATAGAG GTTGATGTTGCTGCCTCAAATCTGAACTCCAACGATGTCTTTGTGCTGGTGACCCTGGCATCCTCCTTCATGTGGGTGGGAAAGGGGACAAGTGACAGTGAGAAGCATGGAGCTCAAAAGCTATGTGACCTTCTAGGGGTCTCAGCCTCAGAGCTGGCCGAGGGTGAAGAATCAG atgacttttgggatgctctgggagGTAAAGCGGACTACCGTACCTCAGCCAGACTGAAAAACAAAATGGACGTTCATCCACCACGCCTGTTTGCCTGCTCCAACAAAACTGGCCAGTTCGTT ATTGAAGAGGTGCCTGGGGAGATGACACAAGAAGACCTGGCCCCAGATGATGTCATGCTCTTGGACACCTGGGAACAG ATCTTTGTTTGGATCGGAGGTGAAGCtcaagaggaggagaagacagagggtATAGCCTCAG CCATTCGTTACATAGAGACAGACCCTACCAAGCGGGACGGCAGTACGCCCATAGTGAAGTTAAAGCAAGGTCATGAGCCTCCCACGTTCACTGGCTGGTTCTTGGGCTGGGATCATGAGTACTGGAGCAGTAATCCCATGGAACGGGCCATGGTTGGACTCCGTGTCTGA